The Armatimonadota bacterium genomic interval CAATGCCCGCCTCCTTGATCATGCCCGCCGCCTCGCGGGTCGTCAGGACGTAGTCCACATCCTGGTAGCCGCTCGAGAACATCTCGGGCCTCTCCGACTCGAACTTCTTCGCGGCGCAGGGCATGATCGAGACGACCACCATCTTCGCGGGGTCTATGCCCATCTTCTGCGCGTAGTAAGTCTTCGCCAGGGCACCGAACATCTGCTGCGGCGACTTGCACGTCGAGAGATGCGGGAGCTGATCCGGGTAGAAGTGCTCGATGAACTTGATCCAACCCGGGCTGCACGATGTGATCATCGGCAGGGTGCCGCCGTTCTGCACTCGACCGATCAGCTCGTAGCCTTCCTCCATGATCGTCAGGTCGGCGGTGAAGTCGGTGTCGAACACCTTGTTGACGCCGAGCATCCGCAGGGCGGAGACCATCTTGCCGGTGACGAGGCTTCCCGGCGGCATGCCGAACTCCTCGCCGATCGCCGCGCGGACCGCCGGCGCGGTCTGGACGACTACGAACTTATCCGGGTCGTAGATGGCATCCCAGATCTCGGGGGCCGGGTCCTTCGCCTTCAACGCGCCGGTCGGGCAGCGGTTGATGCACTGCCCGCAGTAGACGCACACGACGTCCGCCAGCGGCTTGTCGAGCGCCGGTCCGATCGTAGTTTCCCACCCGCGGTGGCTCGCGAAGAGCGCACCGACCGACTGGATCTCGTGGCACACCCGGATGCATCTCTTGCAAAGTATGCATTTCTCCGGGTTGCGGATCAGGGACGGGCTCGAGATGTCCATCGGCTCCTCGCGGCGCTCGCCCTGGAAGCGGATCTCCTGGATTCCCAACTCCTTCGCCAGCTTCTGAAGTTCGCACTTCTGGTTGGCGGAGCAGGTCAGGCAGTCCTGGGGGTGGTTTGCCAGCAGCAGCTCGACTATCAGCCGGCGCGCCTCGCGGACCTTCGGGGAGTGAGTGTTGATCTCGAGCCCCTCGGACACCGGGTACGCGCAGGCCGGGCAGAGCAGCCTCTGACCCTTTACCTCGACCACGCAGATTCTGCACACGCCCTCGACGCTGAGGTCGGGGTGATAGCAGAGCGTGGGGATGTATATTCCGGCCTTCTGGGCGGCCTGGAGGATCGTCATTCCCTCCTCGGCCTGCACCTGCTGGCCGTTTATGGTGATGTTCATTGTCTTAGCCATGTACTTCGGCACTCCTTCCATTGCTCATCGCGCAGACCCCGGTCGGGCATGTCCGGTCGGTCACGTGAGCCGCATACTCGTCTCGGAACAGCTTCAGGCTGGTCGTGAAGGCCATGCCCGCGAACTGTCCGAGTCCGCACCTCGAAGACGACGCCATGTTGTCGGCGAGGTCCTGCATGACCTCGATATCTCCGACCTGTCCCTCGCCCTCGATCCATCTCGTCGCTATGTCATACATCCGCTTCACGCCTTCCCTGCACGGGATGCACTGTCCGCACGACTCGTGCTTGAAGAACGCAAGGCAGTTGTGGATGAGATCAACTATGCACTTGTCCTCGTCTATGACTATCAGCGCGCCGGCGCCCGGCGAGAGGTCTTCATAGGCGAACTGCCGGTCGAGGCTCTCCTTGCCGACGCACACGCCGGACGGCCCGCCGATCAGCACGGCCTTGATCTCCTTACCGGACTTCGTGCCGCCCGCCATCTCGTAGAGGACCTCGCGCATCGTGGCCCCGTACGGGACCTCGATCACGCCGGGCTGAAGAACGTCGCCGCACGGGGAGAAGATCTTGGTTCCCTTGCTTTTCTCCGTGCCGATGGTATTGTACCAGTCAGCGCCGTTCAGGATGATCTGCGGGATGTTGACCAGCGTCTCGACGTTGTTGATGACGGTCGGCGCTCCCCAGAGCCCCTGAGTCGGCGGGTACGGCGGCTTCACCATCGCTTCACCCCGGCGCCCTTCGAGCGACTCGATCAAGGCGGTCTCCTCGCCGCAGACGTATGCGCCCGCGCCCTTGAAGACCTCAATCTCGAAGTCGAAGCCGGACCCGAAGATGTCCTCTCCGAGCAGACCCATCGCCTTCGCGTCCGCGATCGCCTTCTGGAGGTTCTCGACGGACTGCTTGTACTCGCCTCGGATGTAGACGTAGCCCTTGTCCGCGCCGACCGCGAAGCCGGCGATGATCATTGCCTCGACGAGGCTGTGCGGGTCGCCCTCCAGGATCAGCCTGTCCTTGAAGTTGCCCGGCTCGCCCTCGTCGGCGTTGCAGATGATCGTCTTGGGCGCGCCCGGGGCGTTTCTCGCGGCTTCCCACTTTATCCCGCATGGGAATGCAGCGCCCCCGCGCCCCCGCAGGTTCGACTTCTTGACCTCGTCAATGACCTGCTCCGGGGTCATCGAAGTCAGAGCCTTGCCGAGCGCCTCGTAGCCGCCCCCTGCGACGTACTCTTCGATTGACTCCGGGTTGACCACGCCGCAGTTCTTCAGCACAACCTTCTGCTGCTTCGCGACGAAGGGCACTTCGGCGGCCGGCCCCGCCGCCGACACTTCGCCTTTGTACATCAGCCTCTGGACGATCCGCCCCTTGAGGAGATGCTCCTCGACGATCTCCTTCGCGTCAGCGGGTGTGAGATGGACGTAGACCGTGCCTTCCGGGTATACCGTGATCACGGGACCGTGCTCGGAGATACCCAGGCAGCCGGTCTCCACTACGCGGATCTCCTTCTCCAGGCCGGCCTTCCTGATCTCCTCGGTGAGCGCGGCCTGCACGGCCCTGCTTCCCTTGAGCACGCACGACGTGCCGTTGCAGATTAGAATGTGCGATCTGTAGAATGGCATATCAGGCCTCCTTCTCCGCATAGCTGCCGAGGATTCCCGGGATCATCTCCGGCGTCAGGTTGCCGTGGACCTCGTCGTTCACCATGATCGCCGGCGCGACTCCGCAGACCCCGAAGCAGCTCACGTGTTCCAGAGTGAACTTGCCGTCTTCCGTCGTCTCGCCGTTCTTGATGCCGAGTTCGTCCGTGATCGCCTTGATGATCGCCTTGGAGCCCTCGATGTGGCAAGGAGCGCTGTCGCAGACCCTCACTACGTACTGCCCTCTCCGGCTCGTGCTGAAGAGAGTGTAGAACGTTGCGGTGCCGTACACCTCGCTTACCGGGATATCCAGACCGTCGGCCACCTCCTGCATCGCGTGCTCAGGCAGGAAGCCGAACTTCGCCTGTACGTCGTGCAGGATAGGCAGCAGGTTGCCTCTGAACGCGTTATGTCTGGCAACGATTGTCTTTACGTCCGCAGAACACTCTGCGCACTTCTGCCCTGAACTCAAGCGTACACCTCCGTTTTCGAATATGCAGTCGGGAGACCGCAGACTTCAGACTGGAGACCCGCGATGCGCCGCCTCCGGTCTTCCGGCCGCAACCTATCCCTTGATGATTGCCTCGAACCGGCAACTCTCCATACAGATTCCGCACTTCGTGCATTTGTCCGCCGCGATGACGTGCGGTTCGCGGCGGCTCCCGGTGATCGCTCCCACCGGGCAGTTCTTAGCGCAGAGCGTGCAGCCGGTGCACCGCTCCGCGATTATGTTGTAGTTGATGAGGGCCGTGCAGACCCCGGCCGGACACCGTTTCTCGTTGACGTGCGCCTCATACTCGTCGCGGAAGTAGCGGAGCGTGGCGCGAACCGGGTTTGGCGCGGTCTGCCCGAGGCCGCACAGAGACGCGGTCTCTATGTTCGTGGCGAGCGCTTCCAGGAGGTCAATGTCCTCGGGCCTGCCGCCGCCCTGCGTGATCCGATTCAGGATCTCGAGCATCCGCTTGCATCCCTCGCGGCACGGAACGCACTGGCCGCAGGACTCCTCCATGGTAAACTCGAGGAAGAACCGGGCCACGTCCACCATGCAGGTATCGTCGTCCATCACGATCAGGCCGCCGGAGCCGACGATCGAGCCCGCCTTCTGAAGCGAGTCGTAGTCCACCGGCATGTCCAGCAGGCTCGCCGGCAGGCATCCGCCCGACGGTCCTCCTGTCTGGATCGCCTTGAACCGGCGGCCGTTCGGAATCCCGCCGCCGATTTCATAGACAATCTCGCGCAGGGTCGTGCCGAACGGGACCTCGATCAGGCCGGTGTTGACGATGTTGCCGGCGAGCGCGAACACCTTGGTGCCCCTGCTCTTCTCGGTGCCGTACTGCGCGTACCAGTCGCCGCCGTTGCGGATTATCGCCGGGACGTTTGCATAGGTCTCGACGTTGTTGATGAGCGTCGGCTTTCCCCACAATCCGGAGACGGCGGGGTAGGGCGGCTTGGTCCTCGGCTCGCCGCGCTCTCCCTGGATTGACGCCATCAGCGCGGTCTCCTCACCGCAGACGAACGCTCCCGCGCCCTTGCGTATCTGGATGTCGAAGTCGAGCGCGCCGAACACTCCCCTGCCGAGCAGCCCGAACTCCCGCGCCTGGTCAATCGCCTTCTGAAGCCTCTGGATGGCTAGAGGATACTCGGCGCGGACGTAAGCGAAGCCCTGTCGGGCGCCGACGGCATAGGCCGCGATCGCCATTCCCTCGATGATCGCGTGAGGGTCGCCCTCGAGAAGCGAACGGTCCATGAAGGCGCCCGGATCGCCCTCGTCTCCGTTGCAGACCACGTACTTGAGGTCGCCCTGCGCCTCGCGGGCAAACTCCCATTTCCGGGCTGTGGGGAATCCCGCGCCGCCGCGGCCTCTCAGGCCCGAATGACCGATCTCGGCGATCACCTGTTCAGGCGTCATCTCGGTAATCGCCTTGCCGAGGGCCGCATAGCCGTCCGCGGCGATGTAGTCTTCGATGGTGTTCGGGTCAATGGTGCCGAGGTTCTTCAGGACGATCCGCGTCTGCTTGGCGAAGAAGGGAATGTCCTCATAGCGAGGCATGGCCTCGTCGCCCTCTTTGGCAAGGAGCCTCTGAACTATGCGGCCCTTCACGAGATGCTCCGAGACGATCTCCCCGGCGTCCTCGGCGCCGACCTTCGTGTAGAATATGCCCTCCGGATAGACGATGATGACCGGCCCGAGGTCGCACGTGCCGACACAGCCCGTGTCGTACACGCTGATCTCGGTGGCGAGGCCCGCCGACTCTATCTCTTTTCTGAGCGAGTCCTCGACCTCGTGAGCACCCGAAGCGATGCATGCCGCCCCGGCGCATACCAGAATATGTGAACGCTCCAACTTCATGATTCAGCAGAACTCCAGACCCTGATTGTCATTCAGATCCCCAGGGCCGCTATTCCTGGGACGAAGCCACAACCCACTCGCCGACGATGTTGTCGTTGACGAGATGCTGGCTTATGATGGTCCGCGCGCGGTCGGGCGTCACGTACCCGTAGGTCACGGTCGGTTGGCCCGGCTTGCTGACGTCCATCATCGGCTCCTGCTCGCAGAGGCCCTTGCAGCCGGTCTGCGTCACGGCGATATCCTGGATGCCGCGCTTGCTCAACTCGTCGAGGATGGCCGACATCACGTCGCGGGCTCCGGCGGCGATGCCGCACGTTCCCATGGCGACGACGATCCTGGCCTTGAACTGCCCGTCACGCACCTTCATGGCCTGCTGGGCCTGCTCTCTCACCTTGCGGAGATCATCGAGACTCTTCATGTCTTTGCTGTACCCTTTCTCTAGTCAATCGTTCCCGCATCCCGGATGCCCTCATCCAGGTGCCTTCTAATCCACTCGATCACGAGCGGGTTGTTGATCGGGACGCCGCCGAGTTCCTCGACGACCTCACGCGTGTCGAAAACATATTCCTTGCCGTCTACATCGTAACGGACGACGAATCTGACATCCGGGTTCACCGCTATCAGGCTGATCAGGGTCGCCGCGAGGTCCCCCACGGGCGCCCGGTCAATATTGTCGTACTCGAAGTCGGCGGAAACCGTCGTGCCTTCCCCGGGGCTCGACTCGATCCGCATCGAACCGCCGCTTCGCTCCGCCGCCGCGGACAGAAGAGGCAACCCCAGACCCACCTTGCGGGTCGTCCGCGAAGTCACGAAAGGATCGGTCACCTTCTCCAGAGTCTCCCTGTCCATCCCGCGGCCGTCGTCGGCAATCTCCAGGCTGAGCAGGTTCTCTTCCCTCCGGAGCGAGAGCGTAAACGTGACGGTGGTCGCGCCGGCAGAGAGCGAGTTCTGCGCGATGTCCAGGATGTGCAGGGAGAGATCGCGCACTCAGACCTCCGCGGGCTGCTTGTCCTTCTTCTTCTCCAGGATCTCGGCGACCCTGCTCGGGCAGACCCTGGCATGGACCTTCTCCCCGATCACTACGACCGGCGCAAGGCTGCACGCTCCGACGCATCGGACCGCCTCGACGGTGAACTCGCCGTCCTCGGTCGTCCCGCCGCCGGCCCCGAGGCCCAACTCCGCGATCACTCGGTTGAAGACGCTCTGCGATCCCCGCACGTAGCACGCGGTTCCCATGCATACCTGCAACTTCCGCTTGCCCTGAGGCTTCATGTGGAAGAAGTTGTAGAAGCTCGCGACGCCGGCCGTCTTGCTCAGAGGGATGTCCAGACCCTCGGCTATCTTCAGCAGAGCCCACTCCGGCAGGTATCCCAGGCGTTCCTGCACGGCGTCGAGCACCGGTATCAACGCGCCGGGCATCTCCCTGTGTTCGGCTACGATCCGCTCGATCTCGCCGACAATCCCCTCTGCGCTCTTCTCTTTGACTGACGGCTCGCCGTCCTTGTCGTTTGTCATCTCAAGTACATCCATCTCTATTCGTTTGATCCGACGCGGCGCCCGCCCAGACCCTCGCAGGCCAGCGCAATCTCCTCCGCGGTTCGCGATTCCAGGTGAAACGCGGTCCGACCCGCCCCGATGTCGTTCAGGCAGTGAGCGTCCGAGGACGAGATCAGGGTCCTTCCACGGATGCTCGGGAACTTCTCCGTCGCCTTCTCCGGCGTAATGTTTTTCGATATCTCCAGCGCCGGCACGTCCAGGTCGGGCGGCACGAATCCGAGCACCGCGATCAGGCTCATCGAGGGCCGATCCACGTGCGCCGGTACCGCCAGACCCCCCAGCGAGCGAACCCGCTCGGTCAGTTCATCGAGGCCGATGTCGGCTGGGGTCGAACACAGATGCTCGTTGAACCCGAGGAACTCCCCGCAGGCGTCAACCTTCATCTGCTCGTCGAAGCTCTCGTGGCCGTGCGGAGTCTCCGGCAGAGCCGCGTACACTTCCTCCTGCAGGGCCAGCGCCGATTCCAGTTTGTCAAAGATGCAGACTACGTGTATCCCCTCGCGAGTCTCGCATTCCATTCCGGGCAGAACCTTGACCGAGCTGCCTTTGGCCGCTTCTAGCACGGCCCACACGTTTTCCGCCGTGTTGTGATCTGTGATAGCGATCACATCCAGGCCCTTGGCTTCCGCCTCGCGGATGATCAGTTCCGGGAGCATCTCGACCGCCGCGCACGCGGAGAGCAGCGTATGCACGTGCAGGTCGGCCTCCACGCGGCGCGGCATCTTACCGAATCCCCAGTTCGTAGAGCCTGCCGACGACCTCGTAAGCCTTCGCGGGGGTCGTGAGTATCCTGATGCCCTCCTCGTCGGCCTTCTCGATAGTCTTCTCTTCCGGCTCCGCGCCGCCGGCTATCACGACGGCCGACAGCCCCAGCAGGGTGGCGACCGCCACTATGTTCTGGTGAATCTGAATCGTCACCCAGATGTGGCCGGCCCCCGCGTTCCCGATCACGTCGCTGAGGAGGTCGGACGAGTACCCGCCCGTGACCTCGACTCCCTCGGGCGGTCCGCCCGCTCTCTGCGCGAGACCGAGTCTCTGAATCACTTCGTTCAGCAGCATGTCTCTACTCCTGTGATGCCTCGCCTTGCGGTCCGTTCAGTTTCTGCTGACCGCCCATCGCCGGCGGGACCTTCTCGGCGAGGGTCATCAGCTCCTGAGCGAGAGCCTGCACTCGATCTCTCAATATGAACACGCAGTCGGTCTCTACGGCCAGCCCCATCACGATGTCCTCCGCGAGGGCCCTGCAGTTCGGAGCCCCGCACGATCCGCAGTCCAGGCTCGGGAGGCTCTCGGTTATCTCCTCGATGCGTTCCATTTTCTGGATCGCCACGGCCATGTCTTCGTCGAGGCTGAGCGTCGGCCTCGGTTCGATCTGTCTGTCGAACTCCAGCACGGATGGATCAACTCTGCTCAGCAGTTCGGCCTGGTGAGCCGCGATCTCGTCGTCGGACGGAATCGGCGCCGAGTCGGAGGATATCTCGCGAATCCGCCGACGGGATATGAAGGAGTTCTCGACCTGGAGGACTCCGCCGACGCATCCGCCGACGCACGCCTGAAGCTCGATGTAGTCCATGTCGAGCAGTTTGCCGTGCTCGATCTCCTCCATCAGTTGTATGACGTTGTGTATGCCGTCCACCGAGACGTGCCTCTTCGCGCCGATGGAGAGCACCTCGCCGCCGCTTCGCGCCCAGCCGATCCCGACTCCGGACGCCTGGCGGAGCGCCTTCTTCACGTCTTCGTCGGTCGCGTTGTACACGAAGTTGTGCAGCTTGCCGTAGACATCCCTTATCGGAATGGCCCCGTCAACGCACTGGGCGTCGAATCCGACAGGGTCGGCTATCGCGCTGACCTTGCCGGGGCAGGGCGTGATGAAGAACAGCCCGATTTCTTCCGGCGCGATGCCGAGTTCGGCGGCCTTCTGCGACCGGGCGAGCCTTGCGGCGGCCCGCATTGGTGAGACGACCGGCACGATGTTCCCTATCATGCCCGGGAAACGAATCTGGATCAGCCTGACGACCGCCGGACAGGCCGACGAGAGCAACGGCCTCGGACGGTCCGGGTTCTTAAGTATCTCGCGAATCTTCGCTGAGACGAGTTCGGCGCCGTAGGCCACTTCGAAAACATCGTCGAAGCCGAGGTCGAGCAGCCCCGCGATTATCTTCTCGGGTTTGATGCCTCCCCTGAACTGGCCGTACAGAGCGGGAGCCGGCAGCGCGATCCTGTACTTGAAGTCCTGCAGCCTGCTCAAGTCGTCGGCGATTGCGGTCTTCGCCTGATTCGGGCAGTTGCGTACGCATTCTCCGCAGTCAACGCACTTGATCTGGATGATCCGGGCCTTGCCGTCCCGCACGCGGATCGCCTCGGTGGGACAGTGCTTGATGCAGTTGACGCAGCCCTTGCATTTGTCCTCGATCAGTCTGACCGAGTGAAAGTACTCCTGCGGCACTGAAGTTTCACCCATTGTTGAAAACCATTTCGAGCGTCGTCCCGACGCCTATCTCCGTTCGAATCTCCATCGCGTCGGTGCACTTCTTGATGTTCGGCAGTCCCATTCCCGCGCCGAAACCCATCTCCCTGACGGCGTCGCTCGCGGTAGACCACCCCGGCTGCATCGCCAGATTCACGTCCGGGATGCCCGGCCCCTTGTCTTGCACGATGATCCTGATCTGCGCCGGGTTTGCGGCCAGCGTGATCTCGCCCGAATCGGCATGGATGACGACGTTCATCTCGGCCTCGTACGTCGCCACAGCCGCCCTGCGGATAGTGTCCGCTCCGACTCCGATCTGCTGCAGCATCTTCTTGATGCGCGTCGAGACGCTCCCCGCCGCAGCGAAGTTCCCGCCTTCGATCTTGAACGCGTACCTCAGCTCGGCGCCGTTCTCGGAGCCTGCCGATGTCGGGGTCTGCCCGCCGACGGAATCATTCAACCCGCATGCACCCATCCAGCCCCTTGGCGTACAGCAGGCCGCAGCTCTCATAGAGAGGGTACGGCGATGAGAGCAGTGGAATCCCGATCTCCGTCGCCATCGCGATCGTCGCATCGTCGGGGCGTTTGTTGCGGACGAAGATGACCCCCTTGAGGTCGAGTATCTCGGCCGTGCGTATCACCTGGCTGTTCGTCAGGCCGGTGAGCAGAAGCGCGCCTGGCTTGGTGAATGCAAGCACGTCACTCATAAGGTCGCAACCGCAGGCGTTGCATATCTCCTCGCCCAGCTTATCCTCGCAGCAGAGCACTTCGGCCATGAGCGCCGACTTGACCTCTTCGATGGTCACGCCTGTGCAAGATCCATTTCGTTCATTCGGCATAGTGTTCAGGTCCGTCCCGCGGAGCATCATCCGATCGAACCGTCTCCTGCAGGTCTATTCCTCCGTTGATCCGCGGATATCTGCGGCTGCCGGTACGCTTGTGAAAATATTCACAAGCTCGACCAAAATAAAACGGGACATCGCCACGACCGCACGCAATCCCGATGTAATCGGTTACCTGCACCAAATCCACGATGATTTCGTCGTAATCCATCGAATTCTACCACAAAACCGCCCCGTTCGCCAAGTGCCCGGAGGCCCATTTGTTGAGATTTTCAAAAATAACTGACATATTCCGCGGCGGACTTCGAACTCAGAGACCGCGCGCCGGCCGATTTGACGGATTCC includes:
- a CDS encoding (2Fe-2S)-binding protein codes for the protein MAKTMNITINGQQVQAEEGMTILQAAQKAGIYIPTLCYHPDLSVEGVCRICVVEVKGQRLLCPACAYPVSEGLEINTHSPKVREARRLIVELLLANHPQDCLTCSANQKCELQKLAKELGIQEIRFQGERREEPMDISSPSLIRNPEKCILCKRCIRVCHEIQSVGALFASHRGWETTIGPALDKPLADVVCVYCGQCINRCPTGALKAKDPAPEIWDAIYDPDKFVVVQTAPAVRAAIGEEFGMPPGSLVTGKMVSALRMLGVNKVFDTDFTADLTIMEEGYELIGRVQNGGTLPMITSCSPGWIKFIEHFYPDQLPHLSTCKSPQQMFGALAKTYYAQKMGIDPAKMVVVSIMPCAAKKFESERPEMFSSGYQDVDYVLTTREAAGMIKEAGI
- a CDS encoding NAD(P)H-dependent oxidoreductase subunit E: MPFYRSHILICNGTSCVLKGSRAVQAALTEEIRKAGLEKEIRVVETGCLGISEHGPVITVYPEGTVYVHLTPADAKEIVEEHLLKGRIVQRLMYKGEVSAAGPAAEVPFVAKQQKVVLKNCGVVNPESIEEYVAGGGYEALGKALTSMTPEQVIDEVKKSNLRGRGGAAFPCGIKWEAARNAPGAPKTIICNADEGEPGNFKDRLILEGDPHSLVEAMIIAGFAVGADKGYVYIRGEYKQSVENLQKAIADAKAMGLLGEDIFGSGFDFEIEVFKGAGAYVCGEETALIESLEGRRGEAMVKPPYPPTQGLWGAPTVINNVETLVNIPQIILNGADWYNTIGTEKSKGTKIFSPCGDVLQPGVIEVPYGATMREVLYEMAGGTKSGKEIKAVLIGGPSGVCVGKESLDRQFAYEDLSPGAGALIVIDEDKCIVDLIHNCLAFFKHESCGQCIPCREGVKRMYDIATRWIEGEGQVGDIEVMQDLADNMASSSRCGLGQFAGMAFTTSLKLFRDEYAAHVTDRTCPTGVCAMSNGRSAEVHG
- the nuoE gene encoding NADH-quinone oxidoreductase subunit NuoE, with product MSSGQKCAECSADVKTIVARHNAFRGNLLPILHDVQAKFGFLPEHAMQEVADGLDIPVSEVYGTATFYTLFSTSRRGQYVVRVCDSAPCHIEGSKAIIKAITDELGIKNGETTEDGKFTLEHVSCFGVCGVAPAIMVNDEVHGNLTPEMIPGILGSYAEKEA
- the nuoF gene encoding NADH-quinone oxidoreductase subunit NuoF; the encoded protein is MKLERSHILVCAGAACIASGAHEVEDSLRKEIESAGLATEISVYDTGCVGTCDLGPVIIVYPEGIFYTKVGAEDAGEIVSEHLVKGRIVQRLLAKEGDEAMPRYEDIPFFAKQTRIVLKNLGTIDPNTIEDYIAADGYAALGKAITEMTPEQVIAEIGHSGLRGRGGAGFPTARKWEFAREAQGDLKYVVCNGDEGDPGAFMDRSLLEGDPHAIIEGMAIAAYAVGARQGFAYVRAEYPLAIQRLQKAIDQAREFGLLGRGVFGALDFDIQIRKGAGAFVCGEETALMASIQGERGEPRTKPPYPAVSGLWGKPTLINNVETYANVPAIIRNGGDWYAQYGTEKSRGTKVFALAGNIVNTGLIEVPFGTTLREIVYEIGGGIPNGRRFKAIQTGGPSGGCLPASLLDMPVDYDSLQKAGSIVGSGGLIVMDDDTCMVDVARFFLEFTMEESCGQCVPCREGCKRMLEILNRITQGGGRPEDIDLLEALATNIETASLCGLGQTAPNPVRATLRYFRDEYEAHVNEKRCPAGVCTALINYNIIAERCTGCTLCAKNCPVGAITGSRREPHVIAADKCTKCGICMESCRFEAIIKG
- a CDS encoding (2Fe-2S) ferredoxin domain-containing protein; amino-acid sequence: MKSLDDLRKVREQAQQAMKVRDGQFKARIVVAMGTCGIAAGARDVMSAILDELSKRGIQDIAVTQTGCKGLCEQEPMMDVSKPGQPTVTYGYVTPDRARTIISQHLVNDNIVGEWVVASSQE
- a CDS encoding ATP-binding protein produces the protein MRDLSLHILDIAQNSLSAGATTVTFTLSLRREENLLSLEIADDGRGMDRETLEKVTDPFVTSRTTRKVGLGLPLLSAAAERSGGSMRIESSPGEGTTVSADFEYDNIDRAPVGDLAATLISLIAVNPDVRFVVRYDVDGKEYVFDTREVVEELGGVPINNPLVIEWIRRHLDEGIRDAGTID
- a CDS encoding NAD(P)H-dependent oxidoreductase subunit E, coding for MTNDKDGEPSVKEKSAEGIVGEIERIVAEHREMPGALIPVLDAVQERLGYLPEWALLKIAEGLDIPLSKTAGVASFYNFFHMKPQGKRKLQVCMGTACYVRGSQSVFNRVIAELGLGAGGGTTEDGEFTVEAVRCVGACSLAPVVVIGEKVHARVCPSRVAEILEKKKDKQPAEV
- a CDS encoding PHP domain-containing protein, which translates into the protein MPRRVEADLHVHTLLSACAAVEMLPELIIREAEAKGLDVIAITDHNTAENVWAVLEAAKGSSVKVLPGMECETREGIHVVCIFDKLESALALQEEVYAALPETPHGHESFDEQMKVDACGEFLGFNEHLCSTPADIGLDELTERVRSLGGLAVPAHVDRPSMSLIAVLGFVPPDLDVPALEISKNITPEKATEKFPSIRGRTLISSSDAHCLNDIGAGRTAFHLESRTAEEIALACEGLGGRRVGSNE
- a CDS encoding serine kinase, coding for MLLNEVIQRLGLAQRAGGPPEGVEVTGGYSSDLLSDVIGNAGAGHIWVTIQIHQNIVAVATLLGLSAVVIAGGAEPEEKTIEKADEEGIRILTTPAKAYEVVGRLYELGIR
- a CDS encoding 4Fe-4S dicluster domain-containing protein yields the protein MGETSVPQEYFHSVRLIEDKCKGCVNCIKHCPTEAIRVRDGKARIIQIKCVDCGECVRNCPNQAKTAIADDLSRLQDFKYRIALPAPALYGQFRGGIKPEKIIAGLLDLGFDDVFEVAYGAELVSAKIREILKNPDRPRPLLSSACPAVVRLIQIRFPGMIGNIVPVVSPMRAAARLARSQKAAELGIAPEEIGLFFITPCPGKVSAIADPVGFDAQCVDGAIPIRDVYGKLHNFVYNATDEDVKKALRQASGVGIGWARSGGEVLSIGAKRHVSVDGIHNVIQLMEEIEHGKLLDMDYIELQACVGGCVGGVLQVENSFISRRRIREISSDSAPIPSDDEIAAHQAELLSRVDPSVLEFDRQIEPRPTLSLDEDMAVAIQKMERIEEITESLPSLDCGSCGAPNCRALAEDIVMGLAVETDCVFILRDRVQALAQELMTLAEKVPPAMGGQQKLNGPQGEASQE
- a CDS encoding ATP-binding protein, encoding MGACGLNDSVGGQTPTSAGSENGAELRYAFKIEGGNFAAAGSVSTRIKKMLQQIGVGADTIRRAAVATYEAEMNVVIHADSGEITLAANPAQIRIIVQDKGPGIPDVNLAMQPGWSTASDAVREMGFGAGMGLPNIKKCTDAMEIRTEIGVGTTLEMVFNNG